In Corylus avellana chromosome ca2, CavTom2PMs-1.0, the following proteins share a genomic window:
- the LOC132172613 gene encoding kinesin-like protein KIN-14U yields MFVSAEEEQISLPSENAMESLKSSPMGSSPDSLDGISPVSELHDAPTIPAIYTDVNVVPEHEKNELKQLILNLEGEIELLRQKQRSLNEKRKEALNKILDIKGSIRALCRFRPFLLTEKRNVREHIVTGPEKIVVKLAGIRKEFEFEKVFLQEASQEDVFVEVEPILKSALDGHNVCVIAYGQTGTGKTFTMDGTNEKPGILPRALKELFHHQASKNNSYSLTFSLSMLEVYMGNLRDLLVPKPSCRAYEAPTKCNLTIQTDSKGLVEIEGLTDVPIPDLATARWWYTKGRSVRSTSWTNVNESSSRSHCLTRITIYRRGDASEAKVEASKLWMVDLGGSERLLKTGAAGLTLDEGRAINLSLSALGDVIAALRKKRGHVPYRNSKLTQILKDSLGDGSKVLMLVLVSPCEKDVGETICSLSFAKRARAIESNRELPDELKKQREKRIMLLKEDMREAEEESQKVGNQIQKAEILLSENKSLLSTTYKLLEEEVKTPMSPKEDLKEAIRTTPTFKKGIKRNLCNSLPRFMTSTEASRQRKSAAEKEIVGRARSFRSGTRSSIQFSASQSHSYMDHPRFKAFLKNSNRKSRHSETNTLLRESPKCNESDSKVDALPQSKMATASDPNLRVILRHRRRKSDLI; encoded by the exons ATGTTCGTTTCTGCTGAGGAAGAACAGATCTCATTGCCTTCAGAAAATGCAATGGAGTCCTTGAAATCATCCCCTATGGGATCCAGCCCAGATTCCCTTGATGGGATCTCGCCGGTTTCTGAATTGCACGATGCACCGACAATTCCTGCCATCTACACTGATGTCAATGTCGTTCCTGAGCACGAAAAGAACGAGCTTAAGCAGTTGATATTGAATCTAGAAG GGGAGATTGAACTGTTGAGGCAGAAGCAGAGGTCTTTGAATGAGAAGCGGAAAGAAGCATTGAATAAGATATTAGACATCAAAG GCAGCATTCGGGCGCTTTGTCGATTTCGACCATTCCTATTGACAGAAAAGAGAAACGTCCGTGAACATATTGTAACTGGGCCGGAGAAGATTGTGGTTAAGTTGGCTGGAATAAGGAAAGAATTCGAATTCGAAAAGGTTTTCTTACAAGAAGCAAGCCAAG AGGATGTTTTTGTTGAGGTGGAACCAATCCTCAAATCTGCACTTGATGGGCATAATGTCTGTGTCATAGCTTATGGTCAAACAGGCACAGGGAAGACATTTACAATG GATGGCACAAATGAGAAACCAGGAATTCTTCCCCGTGCCCTGAAAGAGCTCTTCCATCATCAAGCCTCTAAGAATAACTCATATTCTCTGACATTTTCACTGAGTATGTTGGAGGTTTACATGGGAAATCTTAGAGATCTGCTGGTTCCAAAGCCATCCTGTAGAGCATATGAAGCTCCAACAAAATG CAACCTCACCATTCAAACTGATTCAAAGGGATTGGTGGAAATTGAGGGTCTCACAGATGTTCCAATTCCAGATCTTGCAACTGCCAGATGGTGGTACACTAAGGGGAGAAGTGTCAGATCCACTTCTTGGACTAATGTTAATGAGTCATCTAGCAGGTCACACTG CTTAACGAGGATCACCATTTATCGACGGGGAGATGCTTCGGAAGCTAAAGTAGAAGCAAGCAAACTGTGGATGGTTGATCTTGGAGGAAGTGAGCGATTGCTGAAAACGGGAGCCGCTGGACTGACTCTTGATGAAGGAAGGGCCATAAATCTTTCTCTTTCAGCTTTAGGTGATGTTATTGCTGCTTTGAGAAAGAAGAGGGGCCATGTGCCTTACAG AAATAGCAAGCTAACTCAAATCCTCAAAGATTCCTTGG GTGATGGTTCGAAGGTTTTAATGCTTGTGCTTGTAAGCCCATGTGAAAAGGATGTTGGAGAGACAATATGTTCTTTGAGCTTTGCAAAGAGAGCAAGAGCAATAGAGTCCAATAGAGAACTGCCAGAT GAATTGAAGaagcaaagagaaaaaaggatCATGTTGCTCAAAGAGGACATGAGAgaagctgaagaagaatctCAGAAAGTTGGGAATCAAATACAGAAGGCTGAAATCCTGTTAAGTGAAAACAAAAGTCTACTCTCAACTACTTATAAGCTTCTTGAAGAAGAAGTGAAGACCCCCATGAGCCCCAAAGAAGATTTGAAAGAAGCTATAAGAACAACTCCAACGTTCAAGAAAGGTATTAAAAGAAATCTTTGTAATTCTCTGCCTCGTTTCATGACTTCCACTGAGGCCAGTCGCCAAAGGAAAAGTGCTGCTGAAAAAGAGATTGTTGGAAGAGCAAGAAGTTTTCGATCAGGGACTAGAAGTTCGATCCAGTTTTCAGCTTCCCAGTCACATAGTTATATGGATCATCCTCGTTTCAaggcgtttttaaaaaattcaaatagaaAATCGCGACACTCCGAAACGAATACACTCCTCAGAGAGAGTCCCAAATGCAATGAATCGGATTCGAAAGTAGACGCCTTGCCACAAAGCAAGATGGCCACTGCATCAGATCCAAACTTGAGAGTTATACTTCGTCATAGAAGAAGAAAGTCTGATTTAATCTAG